The following are from one region of the Fibrobacter sp. UWR3 genome:
- a CDS encoding nucleotidyltransferase family protein translates to MQTVTYKVVARRVDLLFALLRYALGASREFPVFGAGDVSAEDWEWLYRQCGRQSVLGVAFSAINSLSSGKPEMLGVPHQLYLKWFYQAEGIRSLNERHYACSGELTQKFAAEGCQTLILKGQANSLLYPDKFIRQTGDIDIWVGEGRDHVLSVLQKLNLLERARISNHDVLFSKKVLGEEVEVHFGFGVDRCSPFANSRLQRFLNAELPASHLVPAGDTKDAPSFYVPSNKFALVMQLSHIYKHLLGLGVGLRQVMDYCVLLRASSDGERADVAARLESLGLNRIAGALMWALSEYLGLESQYLLCPPDARRGRILLREIMRDGNFGKFADRRRGSVWRWWLKNRLRLVTFLPFDFPEVSWFLLRYWASFVFLTPQRILAFRLYKKRHK, encoded by the coding sequence GTGCAAACCGTCACGTATAAAGTTGTTGCGAGGCGTGTTGACCTCCTTTTTGCACTCCTGCGATATGCCTTAGGGGCTTCGCGGGAGTTTCCTGTTTTTGGGGCGGGCGATGTTTCTGCTGAGGACTGGGAGTGGCTCTACAGGCAATGCGGCAGGCAGTCCGTTCTTGGGGTCGCGTTCAGTGCTATCAATTCGCTTTCGTCGGGGAAGCCCGAAATGCTTGGGGTGCCGCACCAGCTTTACCTCAAGTGGTTCTACCAGGCGGAGGGTATCCGGTCGTTAAACGAGCGGCATTATGCGTGCTCGGGTGAACTGACGCAGAAGTTTGCGGCAGAGGGTTGCCAGACGCTTATTCTCAAGGGGCAGGCGAATTCCCTGCTTTATCCGGACAAGTTTATACGCCAGACGGGGGATATCGACATCTGGGTGGGGGAAGGTCGCGACCACGTTTTAAGCGTTCTTCAGAAGTTGAATTTGTTGGAAAGGGCTCGAATCTCTAACCACGACGTTCTGTTTTCCAAGAAGGTTTTGGGGGAAGAGGTAGAGGTTCATTTCGGGTTCGGGGTTGACCGCTGCAGTCCTTTTGCAAACAGCCGCTTGCAGCGTTTCTTGAACGCGGAACTGCCTGCCTCGCATCTTGTTCCTGCGGGCGACACTAAAGATGCGCCGAGTTTCTACGTTCCTTCGAACAAATTCGCGCTGGTCATGCAGCTCTCGCACATATACAAGCACCTGTTGGGGCTCGGGGTGGGCCTGCGCCAGGTGATGGATTACTGCGTGTTACTCCGGGCCAGTTCTGATGGTGAACGCGCGGATGTTGCTGCCCGCCTAGAGTCGCTTGGCCTGAACCGCATTGCGGGTGCCCTCATGTGGGCGCTTTCGGAATACCTCGGTCTGGAATCGCAATACCTGCTTTGCCCGCCTGATGCCCGCCGCGGGCGCATTCTCCTTCGCGAAATCATGCGCGACGGCAACTTCGGGAAATTTGCGGATCGTCGCCGCGGCTCTGTTTGGCGCTGGTGGCTCAAAAACCGCCTCCGTCTGGTCACATTCCTCCCGTTCGATTTCCCGGAAGTCTCGTGGTTCCTGCTGCGCTACTGGGCTTCGTTCGTGTTCCTGACGCCACAGCGCATCCTGGCCTTCCGCCTGTATAAAAAGCGTCATAAATAA